From the Ipomoea triloba cultivar NCNSP0323 chromosome 8, ASM357664v1 genome, the window CTAGCTAAGATAAAAGAGGAGGATCATTCCTTTGGATCTTCTCATATTGAATTGGAATCTTTTCAAAAAATCCAAAGTGCTTTGTATACTAGGGATCTAGAGTTGAAAATTTATGAGCCAATTCTTGCTGAAGAGATGCTGAATAAAACAGAATTGAAACATATGTCAAGTGAGTTGGTGGTGGCCACTAAAGAACTTAATGCAGTGAAAGAAGAAAGGAATTCTTTGCAAAAGAATCTTGAACAATATGAGGAGAAAGTGGCCTTGCTTAAGGAAAAGTTGTCTATGGCAGTTAAAAAAGGCAAGGGAATTGTTCAAGAGCGGGAAAACCTGAAAAGAACATTGGATGATAAAAATGCTGAGATTGAGAGATTTAGATCAGAACTCCAGCAGCAACTATCTATTTACAGGGACTGCAAAGACCAGATTGATAAATTATCAGCTGATGTGGACCTCATTCCTAAACTAGAGGCTGATCTTGTTTCTATCAAGGACCAGAGGGATCAACTAGAACAGTTTTTAGTTGAGAGCAATAGCATGCTACAAAAAGTGATGGAAACAATAGATTCTATTGGTCTTCCAGCTGTTTCAGGTTTTGAAGGGCCTGTGGAGAAGGTCAAATCTCTCGTTGGCTGCTTTGGAGAATGCGAGAAGGCAAAGATAGAGGCAGAACAAGAGTTGTCAACGGTGAAAGATGAAGCCAATACTTTACTCAGCAAGCTATTAGAAGCCCAGACAACCATAAAATCATTGCAAGATTCCTTATTTGTTGCAGAAAACTGTATCTCTCAGCTtcaagaagagaagaaagaacAAGAGTCCTCTAAGATCTTAGTTGCAGAGGAATTACAAAGAACAATAGATGCCTTGTCCATTACAGAGAACAGTATCTCTCAGcttcaaaaagacaaaaatgaacTAGAATCTGCTAGGATCTTACTTGAACAGGAATTACAGAAAGTAGTAGGTGAAGCTTCTACTCAAACAAGTCAGTTTGCTGAGGTCTGTGCAAGCCAAAAATCACTTGAAGATGCATTATCATTGGCAGAGAACAACATCTTGGTACTCAAGAATGAGAAAGAAGAGGCTTTACTTAGTAGAGATGCCACTCAACAGGAATTGCAGAAGCTAAAGGAAGAATATTCTGTTGATAAAGGTAAACTTTCTGAGGCTAATGAAACTATTCATTCCCTTGAAGATGCATTAGGTCGGGCAAGGGAAAACATTTCCCTTGTTACCGAGGAAAACAGCAAGACACAAATTGGTATTACTCATTTGGAGAATGAGATAAGGAATCTCAAAGAGGAGGTTGAATCTAAAAATAGCAAGCTTGCTGATGCCTCAATTACTATAAAATCACTAAAGGATGCATTGCTAAGTGCAGAGACCGAAGTTTCTGATCTtgttaatgaaaagaaaaatgctGAACAGGAGATTTCTGAGCTCAATTTCAAATTGAGTAACTGCTTGCAAGAGTTGGCTGGATCCCGTGGGAGCATAGAGACGAAAGATCTGGAATTGTCAGGTCATGTCAAGAGTCTTCAGTTGCTTCTGAAAGATGAGAATTTGCTTTATGTAGCATGGCGAAGTTTTgagaaaaagtttgagagccttaAAGAATTCAATGTTCAtcttaaagaaattgaagacTGGTTTCCTGAAGTGCATTTCAAAATGTTGCAAGGTCATTCTCTCTTAAAGGTAATTTTTCTGCTTGGTAAACAACCTCTAGGTGTGGAACTTCATCAAATTGTTCAGTTTAGTACAACATTTAATTTGCTTTTATACCAGCTGCATATAGTATATTTAAAACCAGAAACAATCTCAAATTTTCAGTTTGACTTATTACTTCTAGCAAAGTACTTGACTTCCTTCTATGAAGTACAAGGGTGTTAAAAATGTTTGTAAATGTGTACATGTCTGTTCTGTGTTATATGGACTGAGTTGAACTTCTGTGCATTTATAAATTGTCTTCCCTCCTTGTAGGGTGATTCTTCAATGACAACAGCCTTGCTAACTGGCCTTGACGATGTTCCAGATATAGAAATGGCTAATGGTGAGCTGAATGCATTGGATGATGAGAGTATCAAATTCCAAATCTCAAAAACTGTGAAAGCATTCCATCATAGGAACAAAGTACTCACTGAAAGGTTTGAAGGATACTCTACATTGATTGGTGATTTGATCACACTTGTTCAAAAACTCATAACATCTCTGAAGCAAAAGACGGAAGATATGGACACAGATCGACAGGCACTGGACAATAAAATTGACATGATGGAAGGGAATCTTAAGGTGTTGTTTTCTGCTTGTATTGATGCAACTCGAGAACTGAATTTAGGGCTGCAGAATGATTTGTTGGAAGCGAGCTCCAACTTTTATCTAGAAAAATTGGATGACTCAATGATATCAGATAATTTTGGTGATGATGATTCTGCACGACTTCCTGTATTTGATCACAGCAACTTTGAAAAGGCTGCTAAAAAGCTGCTAGTTGCTGCTAGACTTAGTCAAAATCTGAGGAAACAGTTTCAAGATGCAAATAATGAGATGGTTGAAACATCCAAAGACTTGCAGAACAAATTGAAAGAAACCAGTATTGCTTGTGAAGGAGCTTCAGAAGAAAGGGAGTTAAACAGGAACAGGATCTCCCAGCTAGAAAATGATCTAGACAATGCACAAAACTTGTGCAGCGAGTTGAGGCTTAAATTAGAAGATCATCAGGCAAGAGAGGATCGCTTGAAGGAGACAGAAGCAGAACTTTCAACTCTTAAAAGTATGGTTTTGTCAAGAGCACAGGGTAAATTCCTGTTTGTTTTAGTTTTCCATGTTGAAGTTGTTTACTTTTGAATATCATGTTATCTTATGTTTTCTTgaacttttatataatttttagagTCTGAAGACGATCTCCTGTCAGCATCTCAAATGAAGTCCCTCTTTGAAAAGGTAAATAAGATTGAGATGCCATTAGGGGGCCCTGAAGTGGGGAATCAGGAGATTCATGAGTCAGATGATTCGAGAAAACTCTTTTATGTGATTGACAGTTTTACTGGATTGCAAAACCAGTTAGACTTGTTGTCTCATGACAAAAAAGAGTTACAGTCAACTCTTGAAAAGCAAAACTTTGAAATTGAACATCtgaatgaagaaatgaagaaagtcAAAACATATGAGAAAGATTGTAAAATGATGAAGGATGAGTTGTTAGAACTCACAAGAGGTTTGGAAAATGTTATTCAGAAGTTGGGAGGAAATAATTTGGTTGGGGCTCAAAAAGTAGCTGGTGTTTCAGGATTATTACCAATACTTGAAAAGCTGGTTGTGGCCTTAATATTTGAATCGGAAAATTTAAAATCCGAAAAAGAGAAACTTGGTGCACAATTGCTGGAGATGAAAAAGGTTGTTGATGAGTTATCCGGCAAGGTTAAGTCTCTTGAAGGTTCTAATCAAGTCGAGGTTATCCCGGGGGAGATCAACCAGAAAAGAGATATGTTTGAAGTGGCTTCCTTGCCTTCTGAGTCTGAGATTTCTGAAATTCAAGACATGGTAAACTTGATTACATTTACCATACACATATTTGTTTTTACTGTAAACTCTTTCAGCACACCTCTTTTTGCTGTGTTTTTTGGTTCATTACTTGAGTTACACACATTATTTGCTTCCTGTTTTATTAATCATTAGTTGACTTCACATTGTTATCGTGAACAGCTTACTTGTCTATTTgctaatgatttttttatctAATTTACTGGCACATTTCTATTTCCTATTGGAGTCGTTAAGAAATGAGCTGCGATACTTGTGTATGAATACTGACTGAAGAATCACGATCTTACCTTCTTACTGCTGCAGGGCTCAACCAGTAATAATAGCGCATCTACTTCTGTCCCTTCAGCTGCTCACGCGCGAACTCTGAGAAAGGGTTCTACAGACCACCTTGCACTTACTATTGATTCTGGATCTGAGAGATTACTAAATGATGATGAAGCCAATGAAGACAAAGGTGTTTTTTCTTAGGATTTAACACTTATGCCTAACAACAATTGAAGCTTGTGAACTTACAATATGCCTCATATCTTGCAGGTCATTTGTTCAAATCCCTTGTTACAACTGGTCTTGTTCCAAGACAAGGGAGAATGCTTGCTGACCGGATTGATGGAATTTGGTAAATTCTTATGACTATCTTGCTTTCTTATATGCATTTTCCACTTAAGAATAGTGTCAGAACAAGCAATCTGTTGACTTAGATTAGAGGATGAGTCTCACTGGCGACAATGTGAGAGCAACATCTCAAAATGAGGggggctccttgtgcgcagtgaGCAAAAGTCTAGCCTTTGTTGGTCAGTTGAGTCATCATGATTTACCCCTCCACAAACTGTCAGGCCGGGGTGTTGGGGGCGCATGGGGTGGGCAATTTCACCTTTTGTCACGAGATTAGAGGACAATTTATTTGCCAGATTTTACAGAAACCATTATTGTGAATGCCACATGTTATTGCTCTCATTTAACCAATCAAAACTCTATAAATTTGCATTTCCCTTTTCACTCATTAAACCCATAAAAACACTAATTTCGTAGGAATCTTTTCTTGGTAGTACGCGACATAATTGCCCACATCTAGGAGGTTTATATACATTGAAACTGGATTATCAATCTAATGGTTTCTTTTCCAATTTATTCAGGGTATCGTCTAGCCGAGCGCTGATGAGTCGTCCACAAGCAAGGATAGGTCTCATTGTTTATTCCTTGTTGCTACATATTTGGCTGTTGGGCGCCATATTGTGATGTGCTGGTGATTGATCTTCCAGTTACATTAGATCTCTACTCTCCATTGatgattattttttactttgtagTTGTAGCAAATAGCAATAGAGTGCCTGTCAAGCCTATCATTCTTTTACATTATTCCATAGCAGTCCAAAGTACCTGAAATGTAAAtggtatatatgatttttttttcctcgtaGTACACATATACAGAGAATGGAGATTGACCTTGAGACCCTCTTTTTTATACATAGTCTCAAGTCTATGTCATTAGACAATGAGGTcgttaacaaataatatatatttgattt encodes:
- the LOC116027997 gene encoding golgin subfamily B member 1 codes for the protein METQSLKAETEDLQTSIAAEDNFTQEYEEERAVLVRELAHLRNQLKSLNEDQSSVNTNDNVLVKDHQTNSDLASNASLREMISDCCNFLKDAMYERSHTETRIRELDRLLHMKDQEIEVLNTKATEFSVLKDVALSHLNSEQEDSLRMSKVQHETEQKVGEIANGILASLAMLAPQEELPDESVLGKMSHVQKQIDILVEKHKFFLSQIDQVRCCLAEVVPDLTVQDEMGIFVAAREKLIELKTAVNLSQSLSHLGDENRNLMEELDKHKAMLENANSEIVKLNAEAEQEKTRYTNTKEKLSLAVTKGKALVQQRDALKQSLAEKTSELDKCLVELQEKSNALEAAEQTKELLVRSNELATSLQDALSEKDNILQKCGEILSETYGEQLPLTDISENVRWLADERNSLKGIYLEFQKFTETLSSFDFPEIVQSSTIDARLSWLLESLYLAKEETGKLQEELSTSKEAANNKIDQLMTSLLMETQEKNYLHGKLQEELAAARGAANSVIESLTTSLLVETQEKSYFQEELGNLTHDYEEIVQKEHYMSLEKDRFVNMLLVAAGIKLDDLELVCHQQSDTSVIIEKCLAKIKEEDHSFGSSHIELESFQKIQSALYTRDLELKIYEPILAEEMLNKTELKHMSSELVVATKELNAVKEERNSLQKNLEQYEEKVALLKEKLSMAVKKGKGIVQERENLKRTLDDKNAEIERFRSELQQQLSIYRDCKDQIDKLSADVDLIPKLEADLVSIKDQRDQLEQFLVESNSMLQKVMETIDSIGLPAVSGFEGPVEKVKSLVGCFGECEKAKIEAEQELSTVKDEANTLLSKLLEAQTTIKSLQDSLFVAENCISQLQEEKKEQESSKILVAEELQRTIDALSITENSISQLQKDKNELESARILLEQELQKVVGEASTQTSQFAEVCASQKSLEDALSLAENNILVLKNEKEEALLSRDATQQELQKLKEEYSVDKGKLSEANETIHSLEDALGRARENISLVTEENSKTQIGITHLENEIRNLKEEVESKNSKLADASITIKSLKDALLSAETEVSDLVNEKKNAEQEISELNFKLSNCLQELAGSRGSIETKDLELSGHVKSLQLLLKDENLLYVAWRSFEKKFESLKEFNVHLKEIEDWFPEVHFKMLQGHSLLKGDSSMTTALLTGLDDVPDIEMANGELNALDDESIKFQISKTVKAFHHRNKVLTERFEGYSTLIGDLITLVQKLITSLKQKTEDMDTDRQALDNKIDMMEGNLKVLFSACIDATRELNLGLQNDLLEASSNFYLEKLDDSMISDNFGDDDSARLPVFDHSNFEKAAKKLLVAARLSQNLRKQFQDANNEMVETSKDLQNKLKETSIACEGASEERELNRNRISQLENDLDNAQNLCSELRLKLEDHQAREDRLKETEAELSTLKKSEDDLLSASQMKSLFEKVNKIEMPLGGPEVGNQEIHESDDSRKLFYVIDSFTGLQNQLDLLSHDKKELQSTLEKQNFEIEHLNEEMKKVKTYEKDCKMMKDELLELTRGLENVIQKLGGNNLVGAQKVAGVSGLLPILEKLVVALIFESENLKSEKEKLGAQLLEMKKVVDELSGKVKSLEGSNQVEVIPGEINQKRDMFEVASLPSESEISEIQDMGSTSNNSASTSVPSAAHARTLRKGSTDHLALTIDSGSERLLNDDEANEDKGHLFKSLVTTGLVPRQGRMLADRIDGIWVSSSRALMSRPQARIGLIVYSLLLHIWLLGAIL